TGCCGACAAGTTGATGGGGGACGGTGCCGGCATCCTGCTGCAGCTGCCCGACGCGCTGTATCGCGAAGAGATGGCCAAGCAGGGCGTGGAACTGCCGCCGCCCGGCGAATACGGCGTCGGCATGATCTTCCTGCCCAAGGAACACGCCTCGCGCCTGGCCTGCGAGCAGGAGCTGGAGCGCGCGGTGAAGGCCGAAGGCCAGGTGCTGATTGGCTGGCGCGACGTGCCGGTGGACCGCGACATGCCGATGTCGCCCACGGTGAAGACCAAGGAGCCGATCCTGCGCCAGATCTTCATCGGCCGCGGCACCGACGTCATCGTGCAGGACGCCCTGGAGCGCAAGCTCTATGTGATCCGCAAGACGGCCAGCGCCGCGATCCAGAACCTGCGTCTGAAGCACAGCAAGGAATACTATGTGCCCAGCATGTCCAGCCGCACGGTGGTCTACAAGGGTCTGCTGCTGGCGGACCAGGTCGGCACCTACTACCTGGACCTGAAGGATGCGCGCTGCGTCTCGGCGTTGGCGCTGGTGCACCAGCGGTTCTCGACCAACACCTTCCCCGAGTGGCCGCTCGCCCACCCCTACCGCTACGTCGCCCACAACGGCGAGATCAACACGGTCAAGGGCAACTACAACTGGATGCGCGCGCGCGAAGGCGTGATGTCCTCGCCGGTGCTGGCCGCCGACCTGAAGAAGCTCTACCCGATCAGTTTCCCGACGCAGTCCGACACCGCGACCTTCGACAACTGCCTGGAACTGCTCACCATGGCCGGCTACCCGATCAGCCAGGCCGTGATGATGATGATCCCGGAGCCCTGGGAGCAGCACACGACGATGGACGAGCGCCGCAAGGCTTTCTACGAATACCACGCGGCAATGCTGGAGCCCTGGGACGGCCCGGCCTCCATCGTCTTCACCGACGGGCGCCAGATCGGCGCCACGCTGGACCGCAACGGCCTGCGGCCTGCGCGTTACTGCGTCACCGACGACGACCTGGTGATCATGGCCTCGGAATCCGGCGTGCTGCCGGTGCCCGAGAACAAGATCGTGCGCAAGTGGCGCCTGCAGCCCGGCAAGATGTTCCTGATCGACCTGGAACAGGGACGCCTGATCGACGACGAGGAACTCAAGGCGAGCCTTGCCAACGGCAAGCCATACAAGCAGTGGATCGAGAACCTGCGCATCAAGCTCGATGACCTGTCCGACACCTCGGGCAAGGTGCCGCACAGCGAGGTCGATCTGCTGGACCGCCAGCAGGCCTTCGGCTACACGCAGGAAGACATCAAGTTCCTGATGTCGCCGATGGCGCAGACCGGCGAGGAGGGCGTGGGCTCCATGGGCAACGACAGCCCGCTGGCCGTGCTCTCGAGCAAGGACAAGCCGCTCTACAACTACTTCAAGCAGTTGTTCGCGCAGGTGACCAACCCGCCGATCGACCCGATCCGCGAAGCCATCGTGATGTCGCTGGTGTCCTTCATCGGCCCCAAGCCGAACCTGCTGGACATCAACCAGGTGAACCCGCCGATGCGGCTGGAAGTGAGCCAGCCCATCCTCGACTTCGCCGACATGGCCAAGCTGCGCGACATCGAAAGCATCACGCACGGCAAGTTCCGCAGCTACACGCTGGACATCACCTACCCGCTGGCCTGGGGCCACGAAGGGGTGGAGGCCAAGCTGGCCTCGATCAACGCCGAGGCGGTGGACGCGATCCGCGGCGGCAAGAACATCCTGATCATCTCGGACCGCGCCGTCGGCCCGGACCAGGTCGCCATTCCGGCGCTGCTGGCGCTCTCGTCGATCCACCAGCACCTGGTGCGCGAGGGCCTGCGCACCACCGCCGGCCTGGTGGTCGAGACGGGCACCGCGCGTGAAGTCCACCACTTCGGCGTGCTGGCCGGCTACGGCGCCGAAGCCGTGCACCCCTACCTGGCGATGGAAACCCTGGTGTCCATCCACAAGGACCTGCCGGGCGAGCTGAACCCGGACAAGGCGATCTACAACTACGTCAAGGCGATCGGCAAGGGCCTGTCGAAGATCATGTCCAAGATGGGCGTGTCGACGTACATGAGCTACTGCGGCGCCCAGCTGTTCGAGGTCATCGGCATCAACAGCGACACCATCGAGAAGTACTTCACCGGCACCTCCAGCCGCATCGAAGGCATCGGCGTGTTCGAGATCGCGCAGGAAGCCATCCGCATGCACAAGGCCGCGTTCGGCGACGACCCGGTGCTGGCCACCATGCTGGACGCCGGCGGCGAGTACGCCTGGCGCACCCGCGGCGAAGAGCATATGTGGACGCCCGACGCGATCGCCAAGCTGCAGCACGCCTCGCGCGCCAACAACTGGAACACCTACAAGGAATACGCCCAGCTGATCAACGACCAGAGCCGGCGCCA
Above is a window of Ramlibacter tataouinensis DNA encoding:
- a CDS encoding glutamate synthase-related protein gives rise to the protein MTQAAEISHLSQEGLYSAAHEHDACGVGFVAHIKGDKSHAIVQQGLKILENLDHRGAVGADKLMGDGAGILLQLPDALYREEMAKQGVELPPPGEYGVGMIFLPKEHASRLACEQELERAVKAEGQVLIGWRDVPVDRDMPMSPTVKTKEPILRQIFIGRGTDVIVQDALERKLYVIRKTASAAIQNLRLKHSKEYYVPSMSSRTVVYKGLLLADQVGTYYLDLKDARCVSALALVHQRFSTNTFPEWPLAHPYRYVAHNGEINTVKGNYNWMRAREGVMSSPVLAADLKKLYPISFPTQSDTATFDNCLELLTMAGYPISQAVMMMIPEPWEQHTTMDERRKAFYEYHAAMLEPWDGPASIVFTDGRQIGATLDRNGLRPARYCVTDDDLVIMASESGVLPVPENKIVRKWRLQPGKMFLIDLEQGRLIDDEELKASLANGKPYKQWIENLRIKLDDLSDTSGKVPHSEVDLLDRQQAFGYTQEDIKFLMSPMAQTGEEGVGSMGNDSPLAVLSSKDKPLYNYFKQLFAQVTNPPIDPIREAIVMSLVSFIGPKPNLLDINQVNPPMRLEVSQPILDFADMAKLRDIESITHGKFRSYTLDITYPLAWGHEGVEAKLASINAEAVDAIRGGKNILIISDRAVGPDQVAIPALLALSSIHQHLVREGLRTTAGLVVETGTAREVHHFGVLAGYGAEAVHPYLAMETLVSIHKDLPGELNPDKAIYNYVKAIGKGLSKIMSKMGVSTYMSYCGAQLFEVIGINSDTIEKYFTGTSSRIEGIGVFEIAQEAIRMHKAAFGDDPVLATMLDAGGEYAWRTRGEEHMWTPDAIAKLQHASRANNWNTYKEYAQLINDQSRRHMTLRGLFEFRVDPSRAIPVDEVEPAKEIVKRFATGAMSLGSISTEAHATLAVAMNRIGGKSNTGEGGEDPVRYRNELKGIPIKQGETISQILGKEIVEVDYPLNEGDSLRSKIKQVASGRFGVTAEYLSSSDQIQIKMAQGAKPGEGGQLPGGKVSKYIGKLRYSVPGVGLISPPPHHDIYSIEDLAQLIHDLKNVATQSSISVKLVSEVGVGTIAAGVAKCKADHVVIAGHDGGTGASPWSSIKHAGSPWEIGLAETQQTLVLNRLRGRIRVQADGQMKTGRDVAIGAILGADEFGFATAPLVVEGCIMMRKCHLNTCPVGVATQDPVLRRKFSGKPEHVVNYFFFVAEEVRQIMAQLGIRTFDELIGRTDLLDMKKGIEHWKARGLDFSRLFAQPRVPADVPRFQCEEQDHGLHKSLDRILIEKSRPAIERGEKVHFIEVARNVNRSVGAMLSGAVTKVHPEGLPDDTVRIQLEGTGGQSFGAFLSRGITLYLIGDANDYTGKGLSGGRIVVRPSIDFRGVATQNIIIGNTALYGATTGEAFFSGVAGERFAVRLSGATTVVEGTGDHGCEYMTGGTVVVLGKTGRNFAAGMSGGIAYVYDEDGQFASRCNTAMVSLERVGTAAEQKATSRTRLHKDQTDESLLKRLLEEHNRWTGSRRARELLDDWATARTKFVKVFPNEYKRALLEMYEREVEAASTGNNAHVAMKHETAAAK